One window from the genome of Salvia splendens isolate huo1 chromosome 9, SspV2, whole genome shotgun sequence encodes:
- the LOC121748449 gene encoding probable galactinol--sucrose galactosyltransferase 6, with the protein MTITPAVRIAERKLVVKDRTILTDVPENVVATSSAAAEGVFLGAVFDQASSRHVISLGTIREVRFLACFRFKLWWMAQRMGSRGRDIPLETQFLLVESNDGSHLESDLDGDDANKLVYTVFLPLIEGSFKACLQGGPPDDLELCIESGDAAATASSFTHSVYIGSGTDPFATIHEAINAVKLQLGTFKLRTEKKLPGIVDYFGWCTWDAFYQEVTQEGVEGGLESLKAGGAPPKFVIIDDGWQSTESDQPGNDKEKEKENELGAPRLQRLTGIKENAKFQKQDPVAGIKSIVKIAKEKHDLKYVYVWHAITGYWGGVRPGVKEMEHYDPAMQYPELCKGVMENEPGWKTDAIKIEGLGLVNPKNVYRFYNELHSYLSAAGIDGVKVDAQCILETLGAGLGGRVEITKQYHQALDASVARNFPDNGCIACMSHNLESLYCSKQTAIVRASDDFYPRDPISHTIHIAAVAYNSVFLGEVMLTDWDMFHSLHPAAEYHGSARAISGGPVYVSDAPGKHNFDLLRKLVLPDGSILRARLPGRPTKDCLFSDPARDGVSLLKIWNMNKYSGVVGVYNCQGAAWNSEERKNTFHQTNSEAITGYVRGRDVHLIAEAAVDPHWDGNVAVYAQRSATLLTLQYNVALPVSLKVLDHEVFTVTPVKTLSSASSFAPLGLIDMFNGGGALEGLKYEASAVSMEVKGCGRFGAYSSVKPSKCTVGSAAVEFEYEAASGLLTFDLADMPFDKFHCVEIQL; encoded by the exons ATGACGATCACGCCGGCGGTTCGGATCGCCGAGAGGAAGCTGGTGGTGAAGGATCGCACGATCCTGACCGACGTTCCGGAGAATGTGGTGGCGACATCGAGCGCCGCGGCGGAGGGAGTTTTTTTGGGGGCGGTTTTCGACCAGGCGAGCAGCCGCCACGTCATCTCGCTGGGGACGATCCGCGAGGTTCGGTTCCTAGCCTGCTTCCGTTTCAAGCTCTGGTGGATGGCGCAGCGGATGGGCAGCCGCGGCCGCGACATCCCCCTCGAGACTCAATTCCTCCTCGTCGAGTCCAACGACGGTTCCCACCTCGAGTCCGACCTCGACGGCGACGACGCGAACAAGCTCGTCTACACCGTCTTCCTCCCCCTCATCGAAGGCTCCTTCAAGGCCTGCCTCCAGGGCGGCCCCCCCGACGACCTCGAGCTCTGCATCGAGAGCGGCGatgccgccgccaccgcctcctCCTTCACCCACTCCGTCTACATCGGCTCCGGCACCGACCCCTTCGCCACCATCCACGAGGCCATCAACGCGGTGAAGCTTCAGCTCGGGACGTTTAAGCTCCGTACCGAGAAGAAGCTCCCCGGCATCGTGGACTACTTCGGCTGGTGCACCTGGGACGCCTTCTACCAAGAGGTCACCCAGGAGGGCGTGGAGGGCGGCCTCGAGAGCCTCAAGGCCGGCGGGGCGCCCCCCAAATTCGTCATCATCGACGACGGCTGGCAGTCGACCGAATCAGACCAGCCAGGTAACgataaggagaaggagaaggagaatgAGCTGGGAGCGCCAAGGCTGCAGAGGCTCACCGGGATCAAGGAAAACGCGAAGTTCCAAAAGCAGGATCCGGTGGCGGGGATCAAGAGCATCGTGAAGATCGCTAAGGAGAAGCACGATCTGAAATACGTGTACGTGTGGCACGCGATCACGGGGTACTGGGGCGGGGTGAGGCCCGGGGTGAAGGAGATGGAGCACTACGATCCCGCGATGCAGTACCCTGAGCTTTGCAAGGGTGTGATGGAGAACGAGCCAGGGTGGAAAACCGATGCCATCAAAATTGAAGGCTTAGGGCTGGTTAATCCCAAAAATGTGTACAGGTTCTACAACGAGCTCCATAGCTACTTGAGCGCTGCGGGGATTGATGGAGTCAAGGTCGATGCGCAGTGCATTCTTGAGACCCTCGGGGCCGGCCTCGGGGGCAGGGTCGAGATCACCAAGCAGTATCATCAGGCTCTTGATGCATCCGTTGCCCGGAACTTCCCTGATAACGGATGCATTGCCTGCATGAGCCACAACCTCGAATCGCTCTACTG TTCGAAACAGACTGCTATAGTTAGAGCCTCCGATGATTTCTACCCGCGAGATCCGATTTCGCACACGATCCACATCGCGGCGGTGGCCTACAACAGTGTTTTCCTTGGGGAAGTGATGCTCACTGACTGGGATATGTTCCATTCTCTCCACCCAGCGGCGGAGTACCACGGCTCCGCCAGAGCTATAAGCGGCGGACCTGTCTATGTCAG TGATGCGCCTGGGAAGCACAACTTTGATCTACTGAGGAAGCTCGTTTTGCCCGACGGCTCCATCCTCCGTGCCCGCCTCCCCGGACGCCCCACCAAAGACTGCCTCTTCTCCGACCCCGCCCGCGATGGCGTCAG TTTGTTGAAGATATGGAACATGAACAAATACAGCGGAGTGGTGGGAGTGTACAACTGCCAAGGCGCGGCGTGGAACAGCGAGGAGAGGAAGAACACCTTCCACCAAACCAACTCGGAGGCGATCACAGGGTACGTGAGAGGCCGCGACGTCCACCTCATAGCTGAGGCCGCGGTCGACCCCCACTGGGACGGCAACGTGGCCGTCTACGCTCAGCGCAGCGCCACTCTCCTCACGCTGCAGTACAACGTGGCCCTGCCCGTCTCACTCAAGGTGCTCGACCACGAGGTCTTCACGGTCACCCCGGTCAAGACGCTCTCCTCTGCCTCCTCCTTCGCCCCGTTAGGCCTCATCGATATGTTCAACGGAGGTGGGGCGCTGGAGGGGTTGAAATACGAGGCGTCCGCCGTCTCCATGGAGGTCAAGGGCTGTGGCCGATTCGGCGCCTATTCTTCGGTGAAGCCTAGCAAGTGCACGGTGGGATCGGCTGCGGTGGAGTTTGAGTACGAGGCTGCGTCGGGGTTGCTCACGTTCGACTTGGCGGACATGCCTTTTGACAAATTTCACTGTGTTGAGATTCAGTTATGA
- the LOC121748530 gene encoding CCR4-NOT transcription complex subunit 10-like yields MDSPSSSVTLNTRDGSPSTEGLAKEAAVLFQSGMFADCLRVLNQLLQKEDDPKMRHNIAIAESLQGGCSDPRRLIKALEKIKEQSEELACASGEHLEVSSNNGGEQTSSIKGNSAPRHLISSIVRSYEFDISVATYNIAVIWYHLHEFARSFSYLDTLYQTIEPIREGTALCICLLLLDVALLSHNASRSADVISYMEKVYVSSVGNQVDNGSLAHQQPLLVSKSTSFSNNSTLQDGSHPDSTSDNSLTRTLSEEALEDEHLRLLSSLDISGQNLQRPGIVSANDLQRIQPEGLISTADLKLKLHLYKVRFLLLTRNLKAAKREVKIAMNLIRGKDYPLALYLKSQLEYVCGNHRKAIKLLMASTNSIEMEFSSMYYNDLGCIYYRLGKHHTSGVFFSKALSSSSAARKEKPPKLLTLSQDKSLLIMYNCGVQSLARGRPFHAARCFQKASLIFYNRPLLWLRMAECCLMALDKGLIKSSAAFAVSEIEANVIGRGKWRQLALRYGSSNGQGRYVGMESSITFDGKHPDISMSLARQALVNALFLLDSDTNYFRAAKAPGSEENESGEAPLLPSSNVKNATGGDPKAPTVASSSSPANANGKVKEHTGGKILGGTLDNSILDYERILLKENLMIRQAVLADLAFVELALGDPSKALSTARSLLKLPDCSKMYIFLGTVYAAEALCLLNRPKEAAEHLAMYMPDSNNIKLPYSQDDCEKWTVEKVADTDESHGGTIGDESLALVFSSPEEARGLFCANFAAHFALQGDLEQAERFLTNAFSDIPNSSQAILTAIYVDIKHGKTQDALAKLRHHRGIRFHN; encoded by the exons ATGGATTCCCCCTCTTCGTCAGTGACATTGAATACTAGAGACGGATCACCGTCCACAGAGGGTCTTGCTAAGGAGGCTGCCGTGCTCTTTCAGAGTGGGATGTTCGCGGACTGTTTGAGAGTTTTGAATCAGTTACTGCAGAAGGAGGATGATCCAAAG atgCGTCATAATATTGCCATTGCTGAGAGCTTACAAGGTGGATGTTCAGATCCTAGAAGGCTTATTAAAGCACTGGAAAAAATCAAG GAACAAAGTGAAGAACTTGCATGTGCATCTGGAGAACACTTAGAGGTTTCCAGCAACAATGGAGGCGAACAGACTTCCAGCATCAAGGGAAATAGTGCTCCCCGACATCTTATTTCATCTATTGTGCGCAGTTATGAATTTGATATCTCAGTGGCAACTTACAACATA GCAGTCATCTGGTACCATCTTCATGAATTTGCAAGATCATTCTCATATTTGGACACTTTGTATCAGACCATTGAACCTATTCGTGAG GGGACAGCTCTGTGTATATGCCTTTTGCTGCTAGACGTCGCATTACTTTCTCATAATGCATCAAGATCTGCC GATGTGATAAGCTACATGGAGAAGGTTTATGTTAGCAGTGTGGGCAATCAAGTAGATAATGGATCCTTGGCACACCAACAACCTCTATTAGTTTCAAAATCTACATCATTTTCCAACAATTCGACCCTTCAAGATGGTTCTCACCCTGATTCTACTTCAGATAATTCCTTAACTAGAACATTATCGGAGGAAGCACTTGAAGATGAACATTTGCGGTTACTATCTTCTCTTGACATAAGTGGACAAAATCTTCAAAGACCTGGCATTGTCTCTGCTAATGATCTTCAAAGAATCCAACCAGAGGGTTTGATATCAACTGCTGATTTAAAGCTTAAGTTACATCTTTACAAGGTTCGCTTTCTGCTTCTCACCAGGAACCTGAAAGCAGCCAAGCGTGAGGTGAAGATAGCTATGAATCTGATTCGTGGCAAAGATTATCCCCTGGCTCTCTACCTAAAGTCACAACTTGAATATGTTTGTGGAAACCACCGCAAAGCAATTAAGCTTTTGATGGCATCAACTAACAGCATTGAGATGGAATTCTCTAGCATGTACTACAATGATCTTGGCTGCATCTATTATCGGCTTGGTAAGCATCATACATCAGGAGTATTTTTTTCCAAAGCCTTAAGTAGTAGCTCAGCTGCACGGAAAGAGAAGCCTCCAAAACTTTTAACTTTGTCTCAGGATAAATCCCTCCTGATTATGTATAATTGTGGTGTTCAATCATTAGCCCGTGGCAGACCCTTTCATGCAGCTCGCTGCTTTCAAAAGGCCAGCCTTATCTTTTATAACAGACCTCTTCTATGGTTAAGAATGGCTGAGTGCTGTTTGATGGCCCTAGATAAGGGATTAATAAAATCATCAGCAGCATTTGCGGTTTCTGAGATCGAAGCCAATGTCATTGGCAGGGGGAAATGGAGACAGCTTGCTCTAAGATATGGTTCATCCAATGGTCAGGGAAGATATGTTGGAATGGAAAGTTCAATTACATTTGATGGAAAACATCCTGATATCTCGATGTCTCTTGCCCGGCAGGCCCTTGTAAATGCTTTGTTCTTATTAGACTCTGACACAAACTATTTCAGGGCTGCCAAGGCCCCCGGTTCTGAGGAAAATGAGTCGGGAGAAGCACCACTATTGCCGAGTTCAAATGTCAAGAATGCCACTGGTGGTGATCCCAAAGCACCTACTGTAGCTTCTAGCTCAAGTCCAGCTAATGCcaatggtaaagtaaaagaacaCACGGGCGGAAAAATTCTGGGTGGCACGTTGGATAACTCCATTCTTGATTACGAACGTATTCTCTTGAAGGAGAACCTGATGATAAGACAAGCCGTGCTTGCTGATTTAGCATTTGTTGAGTTGGCACTAGGAGATCCCTCAAAAGCTCTTTCAACAGCAAGGTCCCTACTAAAACTTCCTGACTGCTCAAAGATGTACATATTTTTAGGCACAGTGTATGCTGCAGAGGCGTTATGCCTGTTAAATAGGCCAAAGGAAGCTGCTGAGCATTTGGCGATGTACATGCCCGACAGTAACAATATTAAGCTTCCATACTCCCAAGACGACTGTGAGAAGTGGACAGTGGAAAAAGTGGCTGACACTGATGAGTCACATGGTGGCACAATAGGAGATGAATCCCTAGCCTTAGTGTTTTCCAGCCCTGAGGAAGCTAGGGGGCTGTTCTGTGCAAATTTTGCTGCCCACTTTGCACTGCAGGGAGACTTAGAGCAGGCTGAACGATTTCTAACCAACGCATTTTCTGATATACCGAATAGTTCCCAAGCTATTCTTACTGCTATTTATGTTGATATAAAGCATGGTAAAACTCAAGACGCTCTTGCCAAGTTGAGACATCACAGAGGAATCAGATTTCATAACTGA